In Phaseolus vulgaris cultivar G19833 chromosome 10, P. vulgaris v2.0, whole genome shotgun sequence, a single genomic region encodes these proteins:
- the LOC137817875 gene encoding uncharacterized protein yields MAVEAREPDQSLEPDLYFTKADLQDVVPHDNDPVVISMVTVGRRVHRVLVDQESSANVMLWSTFNKLQLSPDQLRPYDGCLYGFAGDQVEVREHVELRTIFTDSTTSQTVNIRYPIIKAHSTYNILLGRPALNRIEAVASTRHMKMKLSSLEGEVITIKSD; encoded by the coding sequence ATGGCAGTGGAAGCAAGGGAGCCTGACCAGTCCCTTGAGCCCGATCTTTACTTCACGAAGGCTGATCTACAGGATGTGGTCCCACATGATAATGACCCGGTGGTGATCTCTATGGTGACAGTAGGGAGAAGAGTGCACCGAGTCCTCGTCGACCAGGAGAGCTCGGCAAATGTGATGTTATGGTCGACTTTCAATAAGTTGCAGTTGTCGCCTGACCAATTGAGACCTTACGACGGTTGCCTATACGGTTTCGCTGGAGATCAGGTGGAGGTGAGAGAGCATGTGGAGCTGAGGACGATTTTCACAGACAGCACCACATCCCAAACCGTCAATATAAGATACCCCATCATCAAAGCTCATTCAACTTACAACATCCTTTTAGGCAGACCTGCCCTAAATAGGATAGAAGCAGTGGCCTCgacgaggcatatgaagatgaagttgtctTCCCTCGAGGGAGAAGTGATTACAATCAAGTCCGACTAG